The segment TGAAGTAGGAGTCGCCTCGCGCGAACGCGTGCCGCCTGCCGCCGATGACGAGCTCGATGCTGCCCGCCACGACGACGCCCCACTGGGCCCCGTGCGAGTGCGGCGGCACGACCGCGTCCGCCTCGAATTCCATGAAGACCACCTGGTGGTCGCTTCCCTGTGAGAGATGCGCCCTCGCTCCCTTGAGCGGGACATCGGCCTCCGGGAGGTCGAGGATGGAACTGGGAAAGACGGAAGACATGCCGGTCAGCTCCCGGGGCGGCGCGGCTCGGGCATGCCCGCGTCCCTCACTGTCCGCCCAACGACGACACCCACGCCCTCGCCCGGCGCACGCCCAGCTCATGGTAGGCGAATCGCGCCGCGCGCGACCCGACGCGCACCGCTCCTCGCCGCAGGTAGTGTCCATCGCGCGCCATGGAGCGGAACACGTCGCACGTGGTACACG is part of the Candidatus Effluviviaceae Genus I sp. genome and harbors:
- a CDS encoding cupin domain-containing protein; this encodes MSSVFPSSILDLPEADVPLKGARAHLSQGSDHQVVFMEFEADAVVPPHSHGAQWGVVVAGSIELVIGGRRHAFARGDSYF